In Amycolatopsis sp. FBCC-B4732, the genomic stretch GGCACGGGATGTCGATGTCGTGGCTCAGAGGCTGAAGCGGCCGAAGAGGCTGAGGTTCGGGGTCGCCGAGAGGAAGCTGTCCGAAGAGGTTGAGGGCGCGATCGTGAACGCGGTGGACCTGACCGCCGATCTGTTCCGGGACGTGCTGGATTCGGGCCGGAGCTTGCGTAAGGACGACGTGCGGAGCAGAAAGAGCCAAGAAGCTCTGCTGCAGGAGGTGAAAGCGCTCCAGGGCCGCTGACGCCCGCGAGCGGCCCGGTGGCGGCCGGGCCGTTCGTCGTCAGCCGTGGGTGACCTTCAAGCCGTAGAACGCGACGCGTGCGCCCTTCGTCGTGCTGTCCGAAGAGGACTGGTTGTACGAGCCCGCCTTGAAGTACTGCTTGTACGCCTTGAACGACGACGGGATGCTGTAGTGCGTGGTGGTGCCGTTGACCGTCAGGTCGATCGTGTTGCCGCCGGAAATGCCGATCGTGTAGGTCCACGTCTTGCCGAGCGAGACGTGGCCGACGGTGTGCGGCGTCTGCCCGCCGTCGGGTGAGTTCTCCGTGCCCAGCACGATGTCGCCGCTGGCGCGGTAGTACAGCTCCAGCAGCGGTTTCGTGGACGACCCGCCGGTGCCGAGGTGCACCTGGCCGACGCACACGTTCGACGTCACCGACACCACCCGCAGGGTCGCGTTGAGCTTGTGCGACCCGCTCAGGGACCAGTTCGCCGCGGAGCCGTCACGGTTCATCTCGCGCAGCTCCGAGCGCGCGTAGTTCGAATTCGGCGTGGTGACGCCCTT encodes the following:
- a CDS encoding polysaccharide lyase family 7 protein, producing MRVRALFVLLAVPVLAAATALPAVAADPSVAPGGNFDLSVWQLQEPVGSPGSPTTISSSRLQGANGFQDSYFYTDTRDGAMTFWAPEKGVTTPNSNYARSELREMNRDGSAANWSLSGSHKLNATLRVVSVTSNVCVGQVHLGTGGSSTKPLLELYYRASGDIVLGTENSPDGGQTPHTVGHVSLGKTWTYTIGISGGNTIDLTVNGTTTHYSIPSSFKAYKQYFKAGSYNQSSSDSTTKGARVAFYGLKVTHG